From a region of the Nothobranchius furzeri strain GRZ-AD chromosome 12, NfurGRZ-RIMD1, whole genome shotgun sequence genome:
- the slc17a7a gene encoding solute carrier family 17 member 7a produces MEIRPDRFKAVAGKTLGKIHRLIEKRQVNGETIELSAEGRPELVEEKELPVVDCTCFGLPRRYIIAILSGLGFCISFGIRCNLGVAIVSMVNDHTVYKGNKEVLVAAQFTWDPETVGMIHGSFFWGYIVTQIPGGFICQKFAANRVFGFAIVATSTLNMLIPSAARCHYSCVILVRICQGLVEGVSYPACHGIWAKWAPPLERSRLATTAFCGSYAGAVVAMPLAGILVQYTGWPSVFYVYGSFGIFWYMFWILVSYESPAAHPTISPEERKYIEDAIGESAAFLNPLHKFKTPWRHFFTSMPVYAIIVANFCRSWTFYLLLISQPAYFEEVFGFEISKVGVVSALPHLVMTIIVPFGGQLADYLRSHNLMTTTNVRKMMNCGGFGMEATLLLVVGFSHTKGVAISFLVLAVGFSGFAISGFNVNHLDIAPRYASILMGISNGVGTLSGMVCPLIVGAMTKHKTREEWQYVFLIASLVHYGGVVFYGLFASGEKQWWADIEDTSEEKCGIINEDELANETEELYRGGGQYGAMSQAIVGSNGGGGGAGWVTDWDKSEEYVQPPGRNSDMYGGEMEKTLT; encoded by the exons ACTGATTGAGAAGCGGCAGGTGAATGGAGAAACCATCGAGTTATCGGCCGAGGGTCGGCCCGAGCTGGTGGAGGAGAAGGAGCTGCCGGTGGTGGACTGTACTTGCTTCGGCCTGCCCAGACGCTACATCATCGCCATCCTGTCTGGTCTGGGCTTCTGCATCTCATTTGGTATCCGATGCAACCTGGGCGTCGCCATTGTTAGCATGGTCAATGACCACACAGTCTACAAAGGCAACAAGGAAGTACTAGTG GCTGCACAGTTCACCTGGGACCCGGAGACAGTAGGGATGATCCACGGCTCCTTCTTCTGGGGATACATAGTCACACAGATCCCAGGAGGCTTTATATGTCAGAAATTTGCTGCCAACAG AGTGTTTGGCTTTGCCATAGTGGCCACATCCACGCTCAACATGCTGATCCCATCTGCAGCTCGCTGCCATTACAGCTGCGTCATACTAGTGAGGATATGCCAGGGCCTGGTTGAG GGTGTTTCGTATCCAGCCTGCCACGGGATCTGGGCCAAGTGGGCACCTCCTCTTGAGAGAAGTCGATTAGCCACTACAGCCTTTTGTG GATCCTATGCAGGGGCAGTGGTGGCTATGCCCTTAGCTGGGATACTGGTGCAGTACACTGGGTGGCCTTCTGTATTTTACGTCTATG GCAGCTTCGGGATATTCTGGTACATGTTCTGGATCCTGGTGTCTTATGAGAGCCCTGCAGCCCATCCCACCATCTCACCAGAGGAGAGGAAATACATAGAAGATGCAATCGGAGAATCGGCAGCATTTCTCAACCCCCTCCAT AAATTCAAAACGCCCTGGAGGCACTTCTTCACCTCCATGCCGGTCTACGCCATCATCGTGGCCAACTTCTGCAGGAGCTGGACCTTCTACCTGCTGCTCATCAGCCAGCCCGCTTACTTTGAAGAAGTGTTTGGCTTTGAGATCAGCAAG GTGGGCGTAGTGTCAGCTCTGCCCCATCTGGTGATGACGATCATCGTGCCTTTTGGAGGCCAGTTGGCCGACTACCTGAGGAGCCACAACCTGATGACCACGACAAACGTCAGGAAAATGATGAACTGTGGAG GTTTTGGGATGGAGGCCactctgctgctggtggtgggatTCTCTCACACGAAGGGTGTTGCCATCTCCTTCCTGGTCCTCGCTGTGGGATTCAGTGGATTTGCCATCTCAG GGTTTAATGTCAATCACTTGGATATCGCTCCTCGATATGCCAGTATACTGATGGGGATTTCGAACGGAGTGGGAACGTTGTCAGGAATGGTGTGTCCCCTCATAGTGGGAGCCATGACCAAACACAAG ACACGTGAGGAGTGGCAGTACGTCTTCCTCATAGCCTCCCTCGTTCATTACGGAGGAGTCGTTTTCTATG GACTGTTTGCGTCGGGAGAGAAGCAGTGGTGGGCGGACATAGAAGACACGAGTGAGGAGAAGTGTGGTATAATCAATGAGGACGAACTGGCCAACGAGACGGAGGAGTTGTATCGAGGAggcggccagtatggggccatgaGCCAGGCCATAGTGGGTTCCaatggaggaggcggaggagcagGATGGGTGACGGACTGGGACAAGTCCGAGGAGTACGTTCAACCACCTGGACGCAACTCTGACATGTATGGAGGAGAGATGGAGAAGACGCTGACGTAG